A genomic window from Halorubrum lacusprofundi ATCC 49239 includes:
- a CDS encoding manganese catalase family protein, with amino-acid sequence MFYHDDQLQFEVEVENPDPHFAKMLQQAIGGAEGEIRVALQYMFQAFAVPAEKQEIRQFLMETATEELGHIEMLATAVAKNLEGASEDARESAREDPIIDEMMRTGQPRQALSAGLHAMPVDSNGVPFTGNYVVASGNLAADLYANVMAESTGRVLATRLYEFTDDPGMKEMLEYLIARDTMHQNQWHAALEDLGEHRPVPASFDQEQENQEYNYSFMSTTREERDDPKQPWTQGEAPDGKGEFSYTPRQPGGGAPDLKAVIDEMYNEVQ; translated from the coding sequence GTGTTCTACCACGACGACCAACTCCAGTTCGAGGTCGAAGTTGAGAATCCCGATCCTCACTTCGCAAAGATGCTTCAGCAGGCCATTGGCGGTGCTGAAGGGGAGATACGTGTCGCCCTACAGTACATGTTTCAGGCCTTCGCAGTCCCGGCCGAGAAACAGGAAATCAGACAGTTCCTGATGGAGACCGCAACGGAAGAGCTCGGTCACATCGAGATGCTCGCGACCGCCGTCGCAAAGAATCTCGAAGGAGCGTCCGAGGACGCTCGCGAGTCCGCCCGTGAAGACCCCATCATCGACGAGATGATGCGCACTGGCCAACCTCGACAGGCGCTCTCGGCAGGGTTGCATGCGATGCCTGTCGACAGTAACGGCGTCCCGTTCACCGGCAACTACGTGGTCGCCTCGGGGAATCTGGCTGCCGACCTGTACGCGAACGTCATGGCCGAATCCACGGGACGCGTGCTCGCCACCCGGCTGTACGAGTTCACAGACGATCCCGGTATGAAAGAGATGCTAGAGTATCTCATCGCTCGAGACACGATGCATCAAAACCAGTGGCACGCCGCGCTAGAGGACCTCGGCGAACATCGTCCCGTCCCGGCGAGTTTCGATCAGGAACAAGAGAATCAGGAGTACAACTACTCGTTCATGTCGACGACCCGTGAGGAACGAGACGACCCGAAACAGCCGTGGACGCAGGGCGAAGCACCTGACGGGAAGGGCGAATTCAGTTACACGCCTCGTCAGCCCGGTGGTGGTGCTCCCGATCTCAAAGCGGTGATTGACGAGATGTACAACGAGGTTCAGTGA
- a CDS encoding DUF5789 family protein — MTDQNDDSREQGVEFGPLADELEDEEYPMDLETLLERYGDHELGLGDDTATLQTVLESQGDATYESAHDVHQSIIGMVSDDAIGRKNYSDRGGRTEAEEDSEEESV, encoded by the coding sequence ATGACCGATCAGAACGATGATAGCCGCGAGCAGGGTGTCGAGTTCGGTCCGCTCGCAGACGAGCTTGAAGACGAGGAGTACCCGATGGATCTGGAGACCTTACTGGAGCGGTACGGCGACCACGAGCTGGGGCTCGGAGACGACACAGCGACGCTCCAAACGGTGTTAGAATCCCAGGGAGATGCCACCTACGAGTCCGCCCACGACGTACACCAGAGCATCATCGGGATGGTCAGTGACGACGCGATCGGCCGGAAGAACTACTCGGACCGCGGCGGCAGAACGGAAGCCGAGGAGGACAGCGAGGAGGAGTCGGTGTAG